A region of Streptomyces cinnamoneus DNA encodes the following proteins:
- a CDS encoding DUF6458 family protein, with the protein MGITWCIGLIAAGAILTFAVDWQIDGVNVPLVGLILMAAGFLGLCAYVSIFRRRRTQPPPPAATVVEEDHRYVR; encoded by the coding sequence ATGGGCATCACGTGGTGCATCGGTCTGATCGCGGCGGGCGCGATCCTCACCTTCGCCGTCGACTGGCAGATCGACGGGGTCAACGTCCCGCTGGTGGGCCTGATCCTCATGGCGGCGGGCTTCCTGGGCCTGTGCGCCTACGTGAGCATCTTCAGGCGCCGCAGGACACAGCCGCCGCCCCCGGCGGCCACCGTCGTCGAAGAGGACCACCGGTACGTCCGGTGA
- a CDS encoding M18 family aminopeptidase, with protein sequence MSSAHRFDRGHTDDLMSYLAASPSPYHAVANTAERLEKAGFRRIEETDAWDASTGGKYVTRGGAVIAWYVPEGATPATPFRIVGAHTDSPNLRVKPLPDTGALGWRQVAVEIYGGTLLNTWLDRDLGLSGRVTLRDGTHRLVNVDRPLLRVPQLAIHLDRGVNNDGLKLDKQRHMTPVWGLGEPREGDLIRFVGEETGVDAGEIAGWDLMTHSVEPPAYLGRDRELLAGPRMDNLLSVHAGTAALLAAIGSEGLPSIPVLAAFDHEENGSQSDTGAEGPLLGTVLERSVYARGGTYEDRARAFAGTICLSSDTGHAVHPNYGERHEPGHHPVPNGGPILKVNVNQRYATDGSGRAVFAAACERAGVPWQHFVSNNSMPCGTTIGPITAARHGIATVDIGVACLSMHSARELCGADDPHLLAAALTAFLEG encoded by the coding sequence ATGAGCTCTGCGCACCGCTTCGACCGCGGCCACACCGACGACCTGATGTCCTACCTCGCGGCCAGCCCCTCCCCGTACCACGCGGTGGCGAACACCGCCGAGCGGCTGGAGAAGGCGGGCTTCCGCCGCATCGAGGAGACCGACGCGTGGGACGCGTCGACCGGCGGCAAGTACGTGACGCGCGGCGGTGCCGTCATCGCCTGGTACGTCCCCGAGGGCGCGACCCCCGCCACCCCCTTCCGGATCGTCGGAGCGCACACCGACTCCCCCAACCTGCGCGTCAAGCCGCTGCCCGACACCGGCGCCCTCGGCTGGCGCCAGGTCGCCGTCGAGATCTACGGCGGCACGCTGCTCAACACCTGGCTGGACCGCGACCTCGGCCTCTCCGGCCGGGTCACCCTGCGCGACGGCACCCACCGCCTGGTCAACGTGGACCGCCCGCTGCTGCGCGTGCCGCAGCTCGCCATCCACCTCGACCGCGGCGTCAACAACGACGGCCTCAAGCTCGACAAGCAGCGCCACATGACGCCCGTCTGGGGCCTGGGCGAACCGCGCGAGGGCGACCTCATCCGCTTCGTCGGCGAGGAGACCGGCGTCGACGCGGGCGAGATCGCCGGCTGGGACCTGATGACGCACAGCGTCGAACCGCCCGCCTACCTCGGCCGCGACCGCGAGCTGCTGGCCGGCCCCCGCATGGACAACCTCCTGTCCGTGCACGCCGGTACGGCCGCGCTGCTCGCCGCCATCGGCTCCGAAGGGCTCCCCAGCATCCCCGTGCTGGCCGCCTTCGACCACGAGGAGAACGGCAGCCAGTCCGACACCGGCGCCGAGGGCCCGCTCCTGGGCACCGTGCTGGAACGATCCGTCTACGCCCGCGGCGGTACCTACGAGGACCGGGCCCGCGCCTTCGCCGGCACGATCTGCCTCTCCTCCGACACCGGCCACGCCGTGCACCCCAACTACGGCGAGCGCCACGAGCCGGGCCACCACCCCGTGCCCAACGGCGGCCCGATCCTGAAGGTCAACGTCAACCAGCGCTACGCCACGGACGGCAGCGGCCGGGCCGTCTTCGCCGCCGCCTGCGAGCGGGCCGGCGTGCCCTGGCAGCACTTCGTCTCCAACAACTCCATGCCCTGCGGCACCACCATCGGCCCCATCACCGCCGCCCGCCACGGCATCGCCACCGTCGACATCGGCGTGGCCTGCCTGTCCATGCACTCGGCGCGCGAGCTGTGCGGCGCGGACGACCCGCACCTGCTGGCCGCCGCGCTCACCGCCTTCCTGGAGGGCTGA
- a CDS encoding DUF4232 domain-containing protein — MHNRTLRTAAAALTAAAALTLTACGGDGGSDGKAKDKADTATAQEQADTAGDSTDATDTTDGGADDKPQDTGDACLPGTVKVEAKAVKSPVNHVLLTATNTGKSPCTAYGFPFLRFDQDQATAGVVEESKPKAGGVKLAPGKAAHAAVIASAADGSAGAGREAGQLSVTLQTPGGDPLPGKAAQPALPGGALHVDDSARTTYWQDTEAAALKW, encoded by the coding sequence GTGCACAACCGCACCCTGCGGACCGCCGCCGCCGCGCTCACCGCCGCGGCCGCCCTCACCCTCACCGCCTGCGGCGGCGACGGCGGCTCGGACGGCAAGGCCAAGGACAAGGCCGACACGGCGACCGCCCAGGAACAGGCCGACACGGCCGGGGACTCCACCGACGCCACCGACACCACCGACGGCGGCGCGGACGACAAGCCGCAGGACACGGGCGACGCCTGCCTCCCCGGCACCGTCAAGGTCGAGGCCAAGGCCGTGAAGTCCCCCGTGAACCACGTCCTGCTGACGGCGACGAACACGGGCAAGAGCCCGTGCACGGCCTACGGCTTCCCGTTCCTGCGCTTCGACCAGGACCAGGCCACCGCCGGAGTCGTCGAGGAGAGCAAGCCGAAGGCCGGCGGCGTGAAGCTGGCCCCCGGCAAGGCCGCCCACGCCGCGGTCATCGCCTCCGCCGCCGACGGCTCCGCCGGCGCGGGCCGCGAGGCAGGACAGCTCTCCGTCACCCTCCAGACCCCGGGCGGGGACCCGCTGCCGGGCAAGGCGGCACAGCCCGCACTCCCCGGCGGCGCGCTGCACGTCGACGACTCCGCCCGCACGACCTACTGGCAGGACACCGAGGCGGCCGCACTGAAGTGGTAG
- a CDS encoding NHL domain-containing thioredoxin family protein, protein MAPHARVRAPELIGKGGWLNTGDNDLSLAALRGKIVIVDFWTFCCVNCLHVLDELRELEEKHRDTVVIIGVHSPKFVHEADHQAVVDAVERYGVHHPVLDDPELATWKQYAVRAWPTLVVVDPEGYVVAQHAGEGHAHAIARLVAELEAAHEAKGTLRRGDGPYVPPEPEATDLRFPGKALLLPGGNLLVSDTTRHQLVELAADGESVVRRVGTGERGLSDTPATFNEPQGLALLPDGKVIVADTVNHALRTYDPATGAVETVAGTGRQWWQGSATSGPARDVDLSSPWDVAWFADRVWIAMAGVHQLWTYDPAAGTVEVAAGTTNEGLVDGPAAEAWFAQPSGLAAGADRLWLADSETSALRYVERDGEGFAVRTAVGAGLFDFGHRDGAADQALLQHPLGVTVLPDGSVAVSDTYNHALRRYDPATGQVTTLATDLREPSDAVLVDDDIVVVESARHRLTRLRLPEEAVRVESVAHRTQRAATEIAPGTLRLDVVFQAPRGQKLDTRYGPSTRLLVSSTPPELLAEGAGQGTDLGRDLVLADGVGEGVLHVSAMAASCDDDPANEYPACHVHQQDWGVPVRVVEGGAGRLPLVLAGLDG, encoded by the coding sequence ATGGCTCCCCACGCACGCGTCCGCGCCCCCGAGCTGATCGGTAAGGGCGGCTGGCTGAACACCGGTGACAACGACCTCTCCCTCGCCGCCTTGCGCGGAAAGATCGTAATTGTCGATTTTTGGACGTTTTGCTGCGTGAACTGCCTGCACGTCCTCGACGAGCTGCGCGAGCTGGAGGAGAAGCACCGCGACACCGTCGTGATCATCGGCGTGCACTCGCCGAAGTTCGTGCACGAGGCCGACCACCAGGCCGTCGTCGACGCCGTCGAGCGGTACGGCGTCCACCACCCCGTCCTGGACGACCCCGAGCTCGCGACCTGGAAGCAGTACGCCGTCCGCGCCTGGCCCACCCTGGTCGTCGTCGACCCCGAGGGCTACGTCGTCGCCCAGCACGCGGGCGAGGGCCACGCGCACGCCATCGCGCGACTCGTGGCGGAGCTGGAGGCCGCCCACGAGGCCAAGGGCACCCTCCGGCGCGGCGACGGCCCCTACGTGCCGCCGGAGCCGGAGGCCACCGACCTGCGCTTCCCCGGCAAGGCGCTGCTGCTGCCCGGCGGCAACCTCCTGGTCTCGGACACCACCCGGCACCAGCTGGTCGAGCTCGCGGCGGACGGCGAGAGCGTCGTGCGCCGCGTCGGTACCGGCGAGCGCGGCCTCAGCGACACTCCCGCGACGTTCAACGAGCCCCAGGGCCTCGCGCTGCTCCCCGACGGCAAGGTGATCGTCGCCGACACCGTCAACCACGCCCTGCGGACGTACGACCCCGCCACCGGGGCCGTGGAGACCGTCGCCGGCACCGGTCGCCAGTGGTGGCAGGGCTCGGCGACCAGCGGCCCGGCCCGGGACGTGGACCTGTCCTCGCCGTGGGACGTGGCCTGGTTCGCGGACCGGGTGTGGATCGCCATGGCGGGCGTCCACCAGCTGTGGACGTACGACCCGGCGGCGGGGACGGTCGAGGTCGCGGCCGGCACGACCAACGAGGGCCTGGTGGACGGGCCCGCGGCCGAGGCGTGGTTCGCCCAGCCGTCCGGGCTCGCCGCGGGCGCGGACCGGCTGTGGCTCGCCGACTCGGAGACCTCCGCCCTGCGCTACGTCGAGCGGGACGGCGAGGGCTTCGCCGTGCGTACGGCCGTCGGCGCCGGGCTCTTCGACTTCGGCCACCGGGACGGGGCCGCGGACCAGGCGCTGCTCCAGCACCCCCTGGGCGTCACCGTCCTGCCCGACGGCTCCGTGGCCGTCTCGGACACCTACAACCACGCCCTGCGCCGCTACGACCCGGCGACCGGCCAGGTGACGACCCTGGCGACGGACCTGCGGGAGCCCTCGGACGCGGTGCTGGTGGACGACGACATCGTGGTCGTCGAGTCGGCCCGGCACCGGCTGACGCGGCTGCGGCTGCCCGAGGAGGCCGTCCGGGTCGAGTCGGTGGCGCACCGCACGCAGCGCGCGGCGACGGAGATCGCCCCCGGCACGCTGCGGCTGGACGTGGTCTTCCAGGCGCCCCGGGGGCAGAAACTGGACACGCGCTACGGGCCGTCCACGCGGCTGCTGGTCAGCTCCACCCCGCCGGAGCTCCTGGCGGAGGGCGCGGGCCAGGGCACCGACCTGGGCCGTGACCTGGTGCTGGCGGACGGGGTGGGCGAAGGCGTGCTGCACGTGTCCGCGATGGCGGCGTCGTGCGACGACGACCCGGCGAACGAGTACCCCGCCTGTCACGTCCACCAGCAGGACTGGGGTGTGCCGGTGCGGGTCGTCGAGGGCGGCGCGGGCCGGCTGCCCCTGGTGCTGGCGGGCCTCGACGGCTGA